GACGAGTCTGTTCACATCGCACCGCAGTATCAGACCTCCTTCATCGAGAGCCTCTGCACACTCAAGCTGTGGGCCCTTGCGTACTCTCTGTTCTCGATCTTTGGTACCCAGATAGTCATTATTGTCAACGCCCGCTTTGTGtatgccgccgcctctgagACTCCGGTGACACAGGAgattgcctctctccttacTATCTTCAACGGCGCCGGCAGTGCTGTAGGACGAATCATCATGAGCATCTTCGAAGTGTGGACACAAAAGCGCATGCCTGAGGAGCGCATCCCGCTTACTATTGCGGTCTTTATCCCGTCGCTGATTGTGCTTGCAGCGTCCCTCATGCTTCTTTTCGTGCGGAAGGAGTTGCTCTTGATCCCGTTTGGCTTGACAGCTCTCGGCAACGGCTTCTCTGCGGCCTCCGTTGTGCTCGTCATGCGCACGTTGTACGCGAAGGATGTCGCGAACCACTACAACTTCATGTCACTCCCCTCGCTTGCCGCTTCGGTATTGCTGAACCAAATGCTCTACGGTGCCTGGTACACGAAGGAGGCAACAAAGCAGGGAAGCAACATTTGCTATGGACGGCAGTGCATCTTTGTTCCTTTTGCTATCATGAGCGGGCTGCTCTTCACGAGTCTTTTCTCCACTTTGTATGTGCACCTTCAATATAAGGCGTTCTGCGACGAGGCTCTTGCCGAGCGCGCACAACTCCGTGGCGCGCGTAAttgcaccacccacccagAGGAACCTCATGACCCTGATGAGCATGCCCCACTGCTTTCCTAGACGCACTGAGTAAGTGATCTtattctcctccctttcgttGCACAGTGCTGCTTAGTTTCCACTGCATTCCGCACTCTTTCCGCAGATGTGATTGCCCTTAGTCCTTTAGTCACAAACTTTACGTCTCGTTCGCCTTTGTTGTGAGCCCTTTGGCTCGGCTGCGACACTTGACGTGCTCCATACCATGTGATGTGCTGTGGTGTGCATTCCTGAAGGCGAAAAGAAGAGATGTGCAATGCTTCCTTGTGAAGCGTGCGCCACCCTTCATCCCCGCTCGGATCTCTGTCACAGGAGGACCTGCTTCTTTGCATTCTTCTTTCCCACCCCTGCGCCATTCTGGGCGTCTCGTATCGCCGTTGAGGGTCTCCTTGATTTCATCTCGTATGCATCATCTATGTTACCTGCtcacttcttcctcctctctgtctcaaCTGAGATTCGTCACGCTTCCCAGCTTACACCACTTTCATCTCTCCGCCAACACATCCAACATGGCCAAGGGTAAGCGCTCCGCTGACGCCAAGGGCAGCCAGAAGCGCCAGAAGAAGGTCCTGCGCGACAACATTCGCGGCATCACGCGCGGCTGCGTCCGCCGCATGgcgcgccgcggtggcgtgaAGCGCATCTCGGGCGACCTctacgaggaggtgcgccg
The DNA window shown above is from Leishmania panamensis strain MHOM/PA/94/PSC-1 chromosome 31 sequence and carries:
- a CDS encoding histone H4 (TriTrypDB/GeneDB-style sysID: LpmP.31.3080), coding for MAKGKRSADAKGSQKRQKKVLRDNIRGITRGCVRRMARRGGVKRISGDLYEEVRRVLKAYVEDIVRCSTAYTEYARKKTVTAADVVNALRKRGHILYGYA